The Pyrococcus kukulkanii genome contains a region encoding:
- a CDS encoding dihydroorotate dehydrogenase: MLDIEILGLKMKNPLILASGVVDMTPELLKRAHREGAGAVVTKSIGKEPRKGYENPTIVELPYGLINAMGLPNPGWEAFLEEFKGEKFDFPVIVSIFGGTPEEFAFLAEKLQEAADAFELNLSCPHAKGYGMEIGQDPNNVYEVVKAVKDVTDKPIIAKLTPNTNDITKLGLAAEKAGADAVSAINTLKAIAIDIYAKRPILSNKIGGYSGPGIKPIALRAVYDLARVLDIPIIGIGGITTWQDAVEFLLAGASALQIGTAVYLRGFSVFKEIAQGIENYLREEGFKSVHEIVGLALKV, encoded by the coding sequence ATGCTTGACATCGAAATTTTGGGATTGAAAATGAAAAACCCGCTAATTTTAGCATCTGGGGTCGTTGACATGACTCCAGAACTGCTAAAAAGGGCACACAGAGAAGGAGCAGGAGCCGTTGTTACAAAGTCGATTGGGAAAGAGCCCAGAAAAGGCTATGAAAATCCAACAATAGTCGAACTCCCGTACGGGCTAATAAACGCTATGGGCTTGCCTAATCCAGGGTGGGAAGCATTCCTAGAGGAGTTCAAAGGGGAAAAGTTCGATTTTCCAGTCATAGTTTCTATATTCGGAGGTACCCCTGAAGAATTCGCTTTCCTTGCAGAAAAACTTCAGGAGGCCGCGGATGCCTTTGAGTTAAACCTAAGTTGTCCCCATGCCAAAGGATACGGAATGGAAATAGGTCAAGACCCGAATAATGTGTACGAAGTAGTTAAGGCAGTAAAAGATGTTACGGACAAACCCATAATAGCAAAGCTAACTCCAAATACCAACGATATAACTAAGTTAGGCTTAGCAGCAGAAAAGGCGGGAGCAGATGCCGTCTCAGCTATAAACACTCTGAAAGCAATTGCCATAGATATCTACGCTAAAAGGCCAATATTAAGCAATAAAATTGGAGGTTACTCGGGGCCTGGGATCAAACCCATCGCCTTAAGGGCAGTTTATGACTTAGCGAGAGTACTTGACATTCCAATTATAGGCATAGGAGGAATAACAACGTGGCAAGATGCCGTGGAATTCCTTCTTGCCGGAGCTTCAGCCCTACAAATAGGAACGGCGGTCTACTTGAGGGGATTCTCCGTCTTTAAGGAAATCGCCCAGGGGATAGAGAA
- a CDS encoding amidohydrolase family protein yields MLLKNGLILYGESYEWVRADLLIEGNKIVKIGRNLHADSDIVIDCSHSLIVPGFINAHTHSPMVLLRGLAEDVPLMEWLEKYIWPNERKLGKKEVYWGALLGLIEMARAGTTTFIDMYFHMEEVAKATLEVGLRGFLGYGMIDLDDERKRRIEIRETEKFRKFIVQQNSELLNFILAPHAPYTCSMECLKWVANKSREWNALVTIHLSETKSEVALIKEKYGKTPTEVLDDAGLLNEKLIAAHGIWLDDKEIYLLSKSGSTIIHCPASNMKLGSGIINLRKLLDNGVNVGLGTDGAASNNTLDMLQEMRLASLLQKVVNLDPSIIKSSEIFRMATLNGAKALKLNAGIIKEGYLADIAVINLKRPNLLPMNNPLSSLVFSAKGGDVETLIVNGSIVMLDGEFQTVDEDKVLDKFLGVL; encoded by the coding sequence GTGTTACTTAAAAATGGTTTGATTCTGTATGGGGAAAGTTATGAGTGGGTAAGAGCTGACCTCCTTATTGAGGGAAATAAGATAGTTAAAATTGGTAGAAACTTACATGCTGATTCTGATATCGTGATCGACTGTTCGCATTCTTTGATAGTCCCTGGCTTCATAAATGCTCATACTCACTCTCCGATGGTTTTACTGAGGGGCTTAGCAGAGGACGTTCCTCTCATGGAATGGCTGGAGAAGTATATATGGCCAAATGAAAGGAAACTTGGAAAAAAGGAAGTATATTGGGGGGCTCTCTTGGGTTTAATCGAGATGGCAAGGGCGGGGACTACAACATTCATTGACATGTATTTTCACATGGAAGAAGTTGCTAAGGCAACTCTTGAAGTTGGCTTGAGGGGTTTCTTAGGGTATGGAATGATAGACTTAGATGATGAGAGGAAAAGAAGGATTGAAATTAGAGAAACAGAAAAATTCAGAAAATTTATTGTTCAACAAAATTCGGAGCTTTTAAACTTCATTTTAGCTCCCCACGCTCCCTATACCTGTTCAATGGAATGTCTAAAATGGGTTGCCAACAAGAGCAGGGAATGGAATGCTTTAGTTACTATTCATCTCTCGGAGACTAAGAGCGAGGTTGCTCTCATAAAAGAAAAATACGGAAAGACACCAACAGAGGTCTTAGACGATGCAGGTCTTTTAAATGAGAAATTGATAGCAGCACATGGAATTTGGCTAGATGACAAGGAGATCTACCTTCTAAGCAAGAGCGGTTCTACGATTATTCATTGTCCAGCCAGTAATATGAAACTCGGTAGTGGGATTATTAACCTCAGAAAGTTACTTGACAATGGTGTTAACGTTGGTTTAGGTACAGATGGAGCGGCAAGTAACAACACTCTTGATATGCTCCAAGAGATGAGGTTGGCATCTCTACTTCAGAAAGTTGTGAACCTCGACCCTTCGATAATCAAAAGTTCTGAGATATTTAGAATGGCAACCCTTAATGGAGCGAAGGCCCTTAAATTGAATGCTGGAATAATAAAGGAAGGATATTTAGCAGATATTGCAGTAATAAATTTAAAAAGACCTAACCTCCTTCCAATGAACAATCCTTTGAGTTCCTTAGTATTCTCAGCTAAAGGTGGGGATGTCGAGACCTTAATAGTCAATGGTAGTATAGTTATGCTTGACGGTGAATTTCAAACGGTAGATGAGGATAAAGTTCTTGACAAGTTCTTGGGGGTTCTTTAG
- a CDS encoding DUF835 domain-containing protein yields the protein MIVLNVSILLGISLLLLYVILFYEYYRRKEKVLLYFSLAFLSLSVGCLVNGITYLASLSVFVSFFWIGTIEMLSPGIITKYSEDLKYLSLVPIVAYLYFSVYSVLVVLVIDAVVMVLSAFLLYMEGGNPKFSPFLILLFSVLTFGLMSYPDLIFKVQVVIAVVLGYIITVETLKVAIPTVVKERISLKPGVLFMKEVPDEILKTALVFSRNPGDENNERWFWITKVQKGPRTIEPTNLVKILNLSVKYLEQGGIVVIDGFEYLVLENGFESILKFLAHLRDYALLYSSSIIVVSDLTNFPERERNLILRVIGEEI from the coding sequence ATGATTGTTCTTAATGTTTCGATATTGCTGGGAATTTCATTACTACTGCTTTATGTTATTCTATTTTATGAATACTATAGGAGAAAGGAGAAAGTTCTGCTGTACTTCTCTCTAGCTTTCCTCTCTTTAAGCGTTGGATGTCTTGTTAATGGAATAACTTACTTGGCGAGCTTATCTGTTTTTGTATCATTCTTTTGGATAGGAACTATTGAAATGCTGTCCCCCGGGATAATCACTAAGTATTCTGAGGATCTCAAGTATCTTAGCTTAGTTCCAATTGTTGCTTACCTATACTTTTCAGTGTATAGTGTACTTGTTGTTTTAGTTATAGATGCAGTTGTCATGGTTCTTTCAGCTTTCCTTCTATATATGGAGGGAGGCAACCCTAAGTTCAGTCCTTTTCTAATTCTTCTCTTTTCAGTATTGACCTTTGGCTTAATGAGTTATCCTGACTTAATATTCAAGGTTCAGGTGGTTATAGCGGTAGTACTTGGATACATAATAACGGTGGAGACGCTAAAAGTTGCCATACCCACCGTTGTTAAAGAAAGAATTTCCCTCAAGCCAGGTGTTCTTTTTATGAAAGAAGTGCCAGACGAGATACTTAAGACAGCACTTGTGTTCTCTAGGAATCCCGGAGATGAAAATAACGAGAGATGGTTCTGGATAACAAAGGTGCAAAAGGGTCCTAGAACAATTGAACCTACAAACTTAGTGAAAATATTAAATCTCTCCGTTAAATATCTTGAGCAGGGAGGAATAGTTGTTATTGATGGATTCGAATACCTTGTATTAGAGAATGGGTTCGAATCAATATTAAAATTCTTGGCTCACCTTAGGGATTACGCTCTCCTATATTCTTCGAGTATCATAGTTGTTAGCGATCTTACTAATTTCCCAGAAAGAGAAAGAAATCTAATATTAAGGGTTATTGGTGAGGAGATATGA
- a CDS encoding [protein ADP-ribosylglutamate] hydrolase — protein MKVVKGDITKFRAEAIVNAANKYLEHGGGVAYAIAKAAAGDVYEYIRISKEEMKKQIGRDYIEHGEVVVTPPLRLAENGVKYVIHTVGPYCGGKWDEDKKNKLKLAILGALKKADELGVKTIAFPAISAGIYGCPLEEVVKTFKEVVDEFIKRSKNVKEVFLVLYSEGDYSKAIKALVGGNDNEA, from the coding sequence ATGAAGGTTGTAAAAGGGGACATCACTAAATTTAGGGCTGAAGCAATTGTCAATGCAGCAAACAAATATCTCGAGCATGGAGGAGGTGTTGCTTATGCTATAGCAAAGGCCGCCGCAGGAGATGTATATGAGTACATACGGATTAGTAAGGAGGAAATGAAAAAGCAAATTGGGAGGGATTATATTGAACATGGAGAAGTTGTAGTGACACCGCCACTTAGACTTGCTGAAAATGGCGTTAAGTACGTTATCCACACTGTTGGTCCATATTGTGGTGGGAAATGGGATGAAGATAAAAAGAACAAACTAAAACTTGCAATTCTTGGTGCTCTTAAAAAGGCCGATGAATTGGGTGTTAAAACGATAGCGTTTCCCGCCATAAGTGCTGGAATATACGGATGTCCGCTTGAAGAAGTCGTTAAGACATTTAAGGAAGTAGTTGATGAATTTATAAAGAGATCGAAGAATGTTAAAGAGGTTTTCTTGGTGCTTTACTCTGAAGGAGATTATAGTAAGGCAATAAAAGCTTTAGTAGGAGGGAATGATAATGAAGCTTGA
- the malP gene encoding maltodextrin phosphorylase translates to MKLDNTVKEKILEKLPENLSMLADLAYNYWWSWDHKAMKLWQKIDEEHWREYKNPVKLLLEVPESRLKELSKDDSFLDLYELVIERFESYMNQGTTWFSTNYPHWDKPIVYLCMEYGISKSLPIYSGGLGILAGDHLKTASDLGLPLIAIGLLYKHGYFRQEINKDGRQIEIFPEYNIREMPIRQVLTNDGKPLLINVPIGDRIVKARVFLVKVGRVDLYLLDTGVPENPEEDRKVCDYLYNAEPDKRIKQEILLGIGGMRLLKALEIEPGVIHLNEGHPAFANFERIRWFMEKGLSFEEALEIVRGTSVFTTHTPVPAGHDVFPVDFVREKLAKFFEGLPVEKFLELGKANPNDPNFNMTILSIKTSNFVNGVSQLHAKVTREMWADLWKGVPLDEIPIEGITNGVHTATWVNENLAKLYDIYIGKIWREHVNLEGIWYAIERIPDEELWEAHLKAKRELIELIRRKIMRRNERLGLDEPLPDIDENALIIGFARRFATYKRAVLLFTDLERLKKIVNNPKKPVYIVFGGKAHPRDDAGKEFLRRVYEVSQMPEFKGKIILIENYDMGSARLFVSGVDVWLNTPRRPLEASGTSGMKAGLNGVINLSIFDGWWVEGYNGRNGWVIGDTSTEPETEADDYWDAMSLYDILENVVVPMYYENRDAWIRMMKESIKSIAPRFSTHRMVKDYVTKFYSKAMELGIYLSRDNFRWAKELAKWKEKIRAEWDKVEIEEVKVNEHVIDVTINLGNLRPEDVRVELYYGIKEEEFKILKPHIVELRKTKDLGNGRYIYTYMGKALKNIEDPCWHYAVRVYAYHPMMPGKFLLGGYIKWKGVEK, encoded by the coding sequence ATGAAGCTTGATAACACGGTCAAGGAGAAAATACTAGAAAAGCTTCCAGAGAACTTATCAATGCTTGCCGATTTGGCTTACAATTACTGGTGGAGTTGGGATCACAAAGCGATGAAATTATGGCAAAAAATTGATGAGGAGCACTGGAGGGAATACAAAAATCCGGTTAAGTTATTATTGGAGGTTCCTGAATCAAGATTGAAAGAGCTTTCTAAGGATGATTCTTTCCTTGACTTATATGAGCTAGTGATTGAGAGATTTGAGAGTTATATGAACCAAGGTACTACTTGGTTCTCAACGAACTATCCACACTGGGATAAGCCGATAGTCTATCTATGTATGGAATACGGAATAAGCAAGAGCCTTCCAATATACTCTGGTGGGCTTGGAATACTCGCTGGGGATCATCTAAAGACGGCGAGCGATTTAGGTTTGCCACTTATTGCAATAGGTCTCTTGTACAAACATGGTTATTTCAGGCAGGAGATAAATAAAGATGGAAGACAAATAGAGATCTTCCCAGAGTATAACATTAGGGAGATGCCAATAAGGCAGGTACTCACCAACGATGGAAAACCTTTGCTCATTAATGTTCCAATAGGAGACAGGATTGTTAAAGCCCGAGTTTTCTTAGTTAAAGTTGGAAGGGTCGATTTATACCTTCTTGACACGGGCGTTCCGGAAAATCCTGAAGAGGACAGGAAGGTTTGTGACTACTTATATAATGCTGAGCCTGATAAGAGGATAAAGCAGGAAATCCTTCTCGGTATTGGTGGGATGAGACTCCTCAAGGCTTTGGAAATAGAGCCTGGGGTTATTCACTTAAATGAGGGTCATCCAGCATTTGCTAACTTTGAAAGGATAAGATGGTTCATGGAGAAGGGGCTCAGCTTTGAGGAGGCTCTAGAGATCGTGAGGGGAACGAGCGTATTTACAACACACACGCCCGTTCCCGCTGGCCACGACGTGTTCCCTGTAGATTTCGTGAGGGAAAAGCTTGCAAAGTTCTTTGAGGGTCTACCCGTTGAGAAGTTCCTCGAGCTTGGAAAGGCAAATCCTAATGATCCGAACTTTAATATGACGATCCTCTCGATAAAAACATCGAACTTCGTAAATGGGGTTAGTCAACTGCACGCCAAGGTCACGAGGGAAATGTGGGCAGATCTATGGAAGGGAGTACCCCTTGATGAAATTCCAATTGAAGGGATAACGAACGGTGTTCATACTGCAACGTGGGTTAATGAGAACTTGGCAAAGCTTTACGACATATATATCGGTAAGATCTGGAGGGAGCACGTTAACCTTGAAGGTATATGGTATGCAATAGAGAGAATCCCTGATGAGGAGCTCTGGGAAGCTCACCTTAAGGCCAAAAGGGAGTTGATTGAGCTAATAAGGAGAAAGATAATGAGGAGGAACGAGAGGCTCGGCTTAGATGAGCCCCTTCCAGATATAGACGAAAACGCCCTTATAATAGGCTTCGCAAGAAGGTTCGCGACATACAAGAGGGCAGTGTTGCTGTTCACAGACCTCGAGAGATTAAAGAAGATTGTGAACAATCCAAAAAAGCCCGTTTACATAGTCTTTGGAGGAAAGGCTCACCCCAGGGACGATGCTGGAAAGGAGTTCCTCAGGAGGGTTTATGAAGTCTCTCAAATGCCTGAGTTCAAGGGCAAGATAATCTTGATAGAGAACTATGATATGGGCTCAGCAAGGCTTTTCGTTTCTGGAGTTGATGTCTGGCTTAACACTCCAAGAAGGCCCTTAGAGGCTAGTGGAACGAGTGGGATGAAAGCTGGGTTAAATGGTGTCATAAACTTGAGCATATTCGATGGCTGGTGGGTTGAAGGATACAACGGTAGGAATGGCTGGGTCATTGGAGATACGAGCACTGAACCAGAAACTGAAGCAGATGACTACTGGGATGCCATGAGCCTCTACGATATCTTGGAAAACGTCGTAGTCCCAATGTACTATGAGAACAGGGATGCATGGATAAGGATGATGAAGGAGAGCATAAAGAGCATTGCACCAAGGTTCAGCACGCACAGGATGGTTAAGGACTATGTGACTAAGTTTTACTCGAAGGCTATGGAACTCGGGATCTACCTAAGCAGGGATAACTTTAGGTGGGCCAAAGAACTTGCGAAGTGGAAGGAGAAGATAAGGGCTGAGTGGGATAAGGTTGAGATTGAAGAGGTTAAAGTCAACGAACACGTTATTGATGTTACAATAAACCTTGGAAACCTTAGGCCCGAAGATGTTAGAGTTGAGCTTTACTATGGAATTAAAGAGGAGGAGTTCAAGATCCTCAAGCCCCACATAGTTGAACTTAGGAAAACCAAGGATCTAGGGAATGGGAGGTATATCTACACCTATATGGGCAAGGCTCTTAAGAACATTGAAGATCCGTGCTGGCATTATGCTGTGAGGGTCTACGCCTATCACCCAATGATGCCAGGAAAATTCTTACTGGGCGGGTACATAAAATGGAAAGGAGTGGAGAAGTGA
- a CDS encoding slipin family protein — MILPTNLFVTGIILLFILIFLASAIKIVKEYERAVIFRLGRVVGARGPGLFFIIPIFEKAVIVDLRTQVLDVPVQETITKDNVPVRVNAVVYFRVVDPVKAVTQVRNYIMATSQISQTTLRSVIGQAHLDELLSERDKLNMQLQRIIDEATDPWGIKVTAVEIKDVELPAGMQRAMAKQAEAERERRARILLAEAERQAAEKLREAAEIISEHPMALQLRTLQTISDVASDKSNVIVLTLPMEMLKLFKSLGEAAEAYKRKVEEEKKE; from the coding sequence ATGATATTACCAACGAATTTGTTCGTTACAGGAATTATACTGCTGTTTATACTGATATTCTTGGCCAGTGCCATAAAGATAGTTAAGGAATACGAGAGGGCAGTAATATTCAGGCTCGGTAGGGTCGTTGGAGCTAGAGGACCAGGATTATTCTTCATAATCCCAATATTCGAAAAGGCTGTCATAGTCGACCTAAGAACGCAAGTTCTTGATGTCCCAGTTCAAGAAACTATAACCAAAGACAACGTACCAGTAAGAGTTAACGCTGTAGTTTACTTTAGGGTTGTAGATCCAGTAAAAGCCGTAACCCAGGTTAGGAACTATATCATGGCAACCTCCCAGATCTCACAGACCACCTTAAGAAGTGTTATAGGTCAGGCTCATCTAGATGAGCTGTTGAGTGAGAGGGACAAGCTCAACATGCAGTTGCAAAGAATAATCGACGAAGCAACGGATCCCTGGGGTATAAAGGTTACCGCCGTGGAAATTAAGGATGTAGAGCTTCCAGCAGGAATGCAGAGAGCAATGGCAAAGCAAGCAGAGGCAGAGAGAGAAAGAAGAGCTAGAATCCTACTCGCAGAGGCTGAGAGGCAGGCGGCAGAGAAGCTTAGGGAAGCCGCGGAAATTATAAGCGAGCACCCAATGGCCCTACAGCTTAGAACCCTACAGACAATAAGCGATGTCGCGAGCGACAAGAGCAACGTCATCGTACTGACCCTACCAATGGAAATGCTTAAACTATTCAAGAGCTTGGGAGAGGCCGCTGAAGCGTACAAGAGGAAGGTTGAAGAAGAAAAGAAGGAGTAG
- a CDS encoding NfeD family protein: MVTKMRGKFILGILILSFLILPVLGQEKVVYVAQIKGQITSYTYDQFNRYISLAEENKAEAIIIEFDTPGGRGDAMMNIIQRIQQAKVPVIIYVYPPGATAASAGTYIALGSHLIAMAPGTSIGACRPILGYAQNGSIIQAPPKIVNHYVAYIKSLAQESGRNATIAEEFITKDLSLTPEEALKYGVIEIIARDVNELLQKANGMQTKLPVNGKYVTLNFTNVKVIYLEPSLKDRVITYITDPSIAYLLLSLGIWALILGFLTPGWHVPETVGAIMIVLAIIGFGYFGYNAAGLLLIVVGMLFFVAEALTPTFGLFTVAGLISFILGGILLFGGGEVEYLVNREVFSQLRIIIITIGVLLALFFAFGMAAVIKAHRRKAGTGKEEMIGLTGVVVEDLNPEGMIKIRGELWRAKSKFGKPIEKGERVRVVDMEGLTLIVVREKEEGGKE, translated from the coding sequence ATGGTGACTAAGATGAGAGGGAAGTTTATCTTAGGAATCTTAATCTTGTCATTTCTAATCCTTCCAGTCTTGGGCCAAGAGAAAGTGGTTTATGTTGCTCAAATTAAAGGGCAAATAACATCGTATACGTATGATCAGTTTAACAGGTACATAAGCCTTGCAGAAGAAAACAAAGCCGAAGCAATAATCATTGAATTCGACACTCCTGGGGGAAGAGGAGATGCCATGATGAACATAATCCAAAGAATACAGCAGGCAAAAGTTCCTGTGATAATCTATGTTTACCCCCCAGGAGCTACCGCGGCTTCTGCTGGAACTTACATTGCCCTTGGATCTCACTTAATTGCCATGGCGCCAGGAACGAGCATAGGTGCCTGCAGGCCTATCCTAGGTTATGCTCAGAACGGCTCAATAATTCAAGCTCCCCCAAAGATAGTCAATCATTATGTAGCGTACATTAAAAGCCTAGCCCAAGAGAGTGGAAGAAATGCTACAATAGCTGAGGAGTTCATAACGAAGGATCTAAGCCTAACCCCCGAGGAAGCCCTGAAGTATGGGGTAATTGAGATTATAGCGAGAGACGTTAACGAGCTTTTACAGAAGGCAAACGGTATGCAAACAAAACTACCCGTTAATGGAAAGTATGTTACCCTGAACTTCACTAATGTCAAAGTCATTTACCTTGAACCATCACTCAAAGATAGAGTGATAACATACATAACGGATCCAAGTATAGCATACCTTCTCCTCTCCCTGGGGATTTGGGCCCTAATCTTAGGCTTTCTTACCCCAGGATGGCACGTGCCAGAAACGGTTGGGGCAATAATGATAGTCCTGGCTATAATAGGGTTTGGATACTTCGGCTACAACGCTGCAGGTCTGCTGCTGATAGTGGTAGGAATGCTATTCTTCGTTGCTGAGGCCCTTACACCGACCTTTGGCTTATTTACAGTAGCAGGACTTATATCGTTCATATTGGGAGGAATACTACTGTTTGGAGGTGGGGAAGTAGAGTACCTAGTCAATAGAGAGGTCTTCTCGCAACTTAGGATTATCATAATAACCATAGGAGTCCTGCTTGCACTATTCTTCGCCTTTGGAATGGCTGCAGTGATAAAGGCCCATAGAAGGAAAGCAGGAACAGGGAAAGAAGAAATGATAGGTCTAACAGGAGTTGTTGTTGAAGACCTAAACCCCGAGGGTATGATTAAGATTAGGGGAGAGTTATGGAGAGCAAAAAGTAAGTTCGGAAAGCCAATAGAAAAGGGAGAAAGAGTTAGAGTCGTCGATATGGAAGGTTTAACTCTTATTGTTGTTAGAGAAAAAGAGGAGGGTGGTAAGGAATGA
- a CDS encoding NAD(P)/FAD-dependent oxidoreductase, with amino-acid sequence MRIVVIGSGTAGSNFALFMRKLDRKANIVVIGKEPTMQYSPCALPHVISGTIEKPEDVVVFPNEFYKKQKIEMMLGIEAKKIDRERKVVITERGEVPYDKLVIATGSKAFIPPIKGVESEGVFTLKSLDDVRKIKDYIAKKKPKKAVVIGAGLIGLEGAEAFAKLGMEVLVVELLKHLLPTMLDRDMAKLVQDEMEKHGVKFKFGVGVSEIIGNPVEAVKIGDEVAEAEIVLVATGVRANVDLAKDAGLEVNRGIVVNEHLQTSDPDIYAIGDCAEVIDAVTGKRTLSQLGTSAVRMAKVAAEHIAGKNSVFRPVFNTAITELFGLEVGTFGMTEERAKKEGINVVVGKFKGSTKPEYYPGGKPITVKLIFRKEDRKLIGAQIVGGERVWGRIMTLSALAQKGATVEDVAYLETAYAPPISPTIDPITVAAEMAMRKFKL; translated from the coding sequence ATGAGAATAGTCGTAATAGGATCAGGAACAGCTGGTAGTAACTTCGCACTTTTCATGAGAAAGCTCGACAGAAAGGCAAACATAGTAGTTATAGGAAAGGAGCCAACCATGCAGTATTCTCCCTGCGCTTTACCCCACGTTATTAGTGGAACTATAGAAAAACCAGAAGATGTCGTAGTTTTCCCAAATGAGTTTTACAAGAAGCAGAAAATTGAAATGATGCTTGGCATTGAAGCTAAGAAGATAGATAGAGAAAGAAAGGTAGTAATAACGGAGAGAGGAGAAGTACCGTACGATAAGCTTGTAATAGCTACAGGTTCGAAGGCATTCATCCCACCAATAAAAGGAGTTGAGAGTGAGGGAGTGTTCACGCTAAAAAGCTTGGATGATGTCAGAAAGATTAAGGATTACATAGCAAAAAAGAAGCCAAAGAAGGCGGTAGTTATAGGGGCGGGTCTAATAGGGCTGGAAGGAGCCGAGGCCTTTGCAAAGCTTGGCATGGAAGTTTTAGTCGTTGAGCTACTCAAGCACTTACTCCCAACAATGCTTGATAGGGATATGGCAAAGCTGGTTCAAGACGAAATGGAGAAACATGGAGTCAAATTCAAGTTCGGTGTTGGAGTAAGTGAAATCATTGGTAATCCCGTCGAGGCAGTGAAGATTGGAGACGAGGTTGCCGAGGCAGAGATAGTCCTAGTGGCAACTGGAGTTAGGGCAAATGTTGACTTAGCTAAGGATGCAGGTTTGGAGGTAAATAGGGGGATAGTTGTTAACGAGCACCTCCAAACGAGCGATCCCGACATATATGCTATTGGAGACTGTGCCGAAGTTATAGATGCTGTAACTGGAAAGAGAACCCTAAGTCAGCTTGGAACTTCGGCAGTGAGAATGGCAAAGGTCGCTGCAGAGCATATAGCAGGTAAAAATTCCGTATTTAGACCAGTATTTAATACAGCAATTACAGAATTATTTGGTTTGGAGGTTGGAACGTTTGGAATGACTGAAGAGAGAGCAAAGAAAGAGGGGATTAATGTAGTTGTAGGAAAATTCAAGGGCTCCACGAAGCCTGAGTATTACCCAGGAGGAAAGCCGATAACTGTAAAACTGATCTTTAGAAAGGAAGACAGAAAGCTTATAGGGGCTCAAATAGTTGGAGGTGAAAGGGTCTGGGGCAGGATAATGACTCTATCAGCTTTGGCTCAGAAAGGTGCAACGGTTGAAGACGTTGCTTACTTAGAAACTGCATACGCCCCACCGATAAGCCCAACTATAGACCCAATTACGGTAGCCGCAGAAATGGCCATGAGAAAGTTCAAGCTCTAA